In the Leptospira barantonii genome, ACCCTGATCCTTATATTTTTTATAAACCTTTTCCAGATTGTCGTATTGATAGGTATAACCGCATTTGGAAGCCACGTTAACCACCATCACAACCTTTCCCTTATATTTGGAAAGGGAGACCTCGTTGCCCTTGATGTCCTTTACTTTGAAGTCGTAAAAACCTCCCTTTGCAAAGGCTCCGGCCAAAGGAAAAAGAATTCCTAAAATAAAAAACAAAACAAAAAGTTTGGACTGCATGAACGATTACCTTCTTCCATGAGTTTAAATCCAAACAGGGATTTGCTTCAATCGTTTTTCAAAAATGAGAACCTCTTTCTTCTTTCTTTACGAAAAAGTCGAATTGCACAGGGCCCTTCAGTCGATCGTTACGGAAATTTTGCCGATCGTTCTTCCTTCTTCGAGTTTGCGATGAGCGTCTCCGATCTTCGACCAGGAGAATCTTTCAGGATCCAGAACCGGTTTTAAAATTCCATTCTCCACAAGCCTCGAGATTTCACCGAGAATGAATCCGTGTTTTTCCCTTCCCTCGTTGTGCAAAAGAGGAATCAACATAAAGACGATCGCAAGATCCAGACTTTTGGAATGAGCATTTCCTAAATTGAACGACCCGGAACCGTTGATCGTAATCGCCTTTCCTTTTCTTTTCACACAAGCGATGGCCGTTTCAAAACCGCTTCCACCTCCCGTGTCAAGCGCGAGATCCAATTCCTCTTTTCCGAAAACTTCAAGGGCCTTCTTTTTGATTTCTTCTTCCGATCTACCGCTAACCGCTTCGGCTCCGAGTTCGACAACGAGCTTTTGTTTTTGATCGCCGCTCGCCGTGGCAAGAACACGAGCTCCAGCCCATCTCGCTAGTTGAATCGCGATATGACCGACTCCGCCCGCCCCACCCGTAATCAATATCTTATTTCCGGCTTGGATATTTCCTTTTTCAAAAAGACCTTCCCAAGCGGTGATGGAAACGAGAGGCAATACCGCGGTTTCTTCGAAACTCAGATTTTTCGGTTTTCTTGCGATCAGTCTTTCATCCGCGAGAATGTATTCGGCGAGCGCTCCACCGGTCCCGATCAAACCACCCACACAACCGAAAACCTCGTCCCCTTTTTTCCAACGAGATACGTTATCCGCAACCTCTTCGATAATTCCCGCCACGTCCCCGTGTAAAACCGCAGGGAACGCTGGCGCAATCGAAGGACCGAACTTTCTGATTTTATAATCCACCGGATTCACGCTCGTCGCTTTGACTCGGATCAAAACATGACCGGGAACCAAGGTCGGTTTCGGAACTTCTCCCGGTTCGAATACTTCGGGACCGCCGAATCGATTGATAACCATCGCTTTCATATACCATTCTCCCTTGATACCGACGATTCTAACCCGAAACGATTCTTTCCACAATGTCTTGAATTTGAAACTGATTATTTCCAAATTGGAAATAATGAATCTAGAAAGTATAACCGACTTGGAGTTGTTCGAAGCCGTTTGTTCGGAAGGAAATTTTGCAAAGGCCGCGCGCAAAACGAACACGTCCCTGCCCACGATCAGCAAAAGAATTTCCAGATTGGAACGGGCCCTCAAAACAACTTTGTTCGAAAGAACGACAAGAACGATCCGTCTCACCGAAGCGGGAATCCGTTTTAGACTCAGAACCGACAAGATTCTAAACGAATTGAGAATGGCCGAAAAAGAAGCGAACATAGAGAAGGAGCTCAAAGGAAAAATCAGGATCACCGCACCCGCTCCCTTTGCGACTAGGATCCTACCTTCCGTCGTTTCCGAGTTCGGAAATCTTTATCCGGAAATCCAATTGGAGACCGTATTCGGAAACGAAAAGTTCAACCTAATAGAGGACAGTTTCGATTTGGGAATTCGAATCATGAAACCGATTCGGACGAATCGTTGTAAGATATTGATGCCGAATCCGATCGTCGTTCTCGCTTCTACGCAGTATTTGGAAAAGATGGGAATTCCTCATCACATTCAAGAATTAGAAAATTATAATGTATTGTACGTGGACGAACACGCGAACGTAAAAATTCCCGGAACGAAAAGGACAATATCGGAGCTTTCCAAACACAGGGGAATCCGATCGAACAACGGATCTTTTTTAACCGAAACGATCGCGGAAGGAGCGGAGGGAATTCTGTTTCGTTCTCTGTGGGATGTGGAAAATCTTTTACGTTCCGGAAAACTCAAACGGATATTTCCGAATCTGATTTTGGATTCGAATACTTCCGTTTGTCTTTTGTTTCCTTCGGGAGAAAACCCGTCGAAACGGGTTTTACGATTTCAGGAATTTTTGGAATCCAAACTCGCAGGTTGGAAATTCTAATCCGCCTGCTCGAAACACAAAATCATTCTTCCTTGTTTAAGCGGGAAAATATTTATTCCAAAGACTTGCGGGAATAAAAGTCGCCGCGATGAACAATCCCAACAATGAGGAAACGATCGCCAATGATAAGGCGGGAAAAAATCCGATTGGTTCACTTCCTCTTTCGATGACGTAAAGATGATCGTCGAGAACGTAACCCATGTCCTTATAAATTTTTTCGGATTCCAGATCGAGAGAAGTATCGTTGAATCTACCTTCGATCGCAAACGTCGGAGATGAAAAATACGTTCCGTCGTCCAAGGCTTCCTGAGTTACCGCGCTGTCCTTAACGATGACCTTCACTTTTTCAAGACCGGAACCTGCGGTCGCAACCGGATACGTGATATGTTGTAGCCTTTCCTTCTTCGTGGAGATCACGTAATTGTTCGCGGGAACAACCCCGTCCTTGATTTTGATGTATCTCGGAATTTTATCCGCGGGAGTGGCGATGAATTCCGCGAACGTAAATTCCGTCCTATTGTTTTTCGCGGAATGAAAACGAATGTCCGGCACGGCGATTCCGAACACGACCGTTGCGCAAGCGACCGCTCCGATCAAACGATTGATGACTGAAAAGCCGCCTAAAAAATGAATTCCTCTAAAGATAAGATTCATCCGAAACCTCGAACGTTATAAAATAAATTTTTGAAAGATTTTATCCGATCGATTTAAAGGTCGAATTCTTTTTAAAAATTTTAATCCGACATCGAAAACGAACGATGAATTTTCAATGAATCAACAACCGGAAAAAAATTCTTTCCGGCGAGTTTTTCAAAAAGGAAGAAGGAATGCCGCGAACGAGAAAAGAACGCGGCGGTGAAAGGTTTAAACGGCGATCTCGTCGAAAAAGGTAAGGAGATTCGGTTCTTCCTGTGCGTCGAGATGATCCAACGCTTGTTCGATCACCAAATCCAAATAGTAAGAATAATTCTTATATCCTTTCAGAAAGTTTCGGATCTCTTCCGTTTTTTCGGAAGGAATCTTATCCTGAACGATCAGTTGAAAAAGCGCTAAAACACCGAACGCGGATTTGAGAGAATCCTGCATGGCCGCGATTTTTAAGATCTCATCCGAATCCACTTCCGCAAAAGAAGGTAAAAGATCGGTGATCAATTCCAAAGCGCCGATCGGAATCTGACGATCCAAAGACTTAACGTAATTGATGATGGCACGATATGCGCGGCTGTCTCCCACTCTGGAAAGAATTTGAACTACGCCGGAAAGAAGTCTTTTGTGATAACCCCAGGAAAGTCTTCCGGAATCCGCGTCGCGCATCACTTGATACAAAAAGCTCCACACAAATTTATCGTTGTCGATCGCTTTGTCTGCGAGTTCGGAAAGCCATTCGTCAAAGGATGGATTCTCCATTTCCTTCGAGAGAAACTCTTCCAATTCGACGGGATTTCTTGTTTCAGGCATGTGGTTCTTTTTGCGCATAGGCTTCGAATTATCCGCTAGGGTTGAATCATTTTCCATTCTTTTTCTTTAAGAAGAGACGGAATATTTAAAAAAACGAATACGAAAACTCGTTTTAAAATTTTCAAGATTCGAGCGGAAATGCCTGTTTCGCGTCACCTCGAGGAAATCGCCAAAACGTTCGACCTCAACGTATTCTTTCTTAAAAGTTCAAAGATCAAATCGACGATTCGATTCCGAGTCACGTTAGGCAAAATATCTTTGGTTCCTCCGATTTGGGGAGAATGGCGATTCCTTACACTGCAGTAAAAACAAAATGAATTCGCAAAGACGCGGATAAAAACTCTTTGACATAAAATTGAAAAAGTTTCGAAGATGAAAAGATCCCTATGAATTCACTTTCCACTCAGATCTTTCAGGACATCTATCACGCTTCCCAATCCGGCAGAATGACCACGATGGAAGACTTGGAAATCAATACCGCAAAATCCGCGTTTCAGTTAAGACCGCATTTGGAAGACTTAAAAGAATCCAGTCTGGTTGTGGAACATCCGGAAGGTTTTGAAATCGCCCCGAGCGGAACCCACTATTATAAAAGTCGCTGGGGTTGAACGAAGTCCGCGATTGTGCGGAACCGCCGAAGTTCGCTTCGGAGCCGCGCACAAAGTCGATTCTCGAATCGGAAACGGATTTTAATTTTCTTTCGATTCTTTTCAAGATCCGTTTCGATCCAAGACGAAATCACATTCTAAATTCTTAATGTTTTTCTTCTTTATCCTCTCCGCTCTTAGTTCGGTTTAAAAGAAAAACCGCCAATACGGCAAAGGTTCCGCCGATCGTGGTGGTAAAACTCGGAATCTCGTTTAAAAAAATCCAACTCCCCAAAAGCGCCGTAACGGGAACCAAAAAGATAAAGGAACTCGCAACACGAGAACCCAACTTCGTGGAAGCGAAAAAATAAACCGTGGTACCGAAGGTCGTGGATATTACGGAAAGATAAAGTATGTGAAACCAGAAATGAGGTCCGCTTTTCAAGGCATTCTCCACCCCGTACGGAATCGCAAGAAACAAATCCAAAATCGTCCCGATGGTAAACACGTAAAAACTATAAACGAGAGGAGAAATCGTTTGTCCCGTACTGTGACTGTTCATGCTCAGGAACGCCCAGCTAAACGCGCAAAGAAGAAAGAAAATATTCCCCGATAAAAACAAGGAATTCAAATCAAGATCCCAAAGCCTGAGAAGAATACAACCGCCCACAAGCCCGAGCAGAAGACCGATTCCTTCCCTCGCCGATGGAAGTTTTTTCTGAAACGAATGAACGAACACATACGTAAAGATAGGATTCATCGTCGTTACGAGAACTCCACCAGCGCCCGCAAGTCCGTTCTTCAAACCCAAAAGAAAGAATTGATTGTAGATCGTATAAAGAACTCCGCCGATCGCGACTTGAAACAAGGTCTTCTTATTCGGAAGACGAAGCGATTCCTTTCTCCATAGAACGATGGGAAGAAGTGAAATCGCGGTCGCTAAAAATCTCCAGAAGATGATTACGTTCGGATGTTGATCTCCTACGATTAGTTTCGCCGAAGGCCAGGCAAAACCCCAAGATATCATTGCGATTACGAGAAGAACGTAGAACTTAGCGCTTGCATTCGATGGCATAAAGGATTGGAACCTCTTTTACCAATCTTAGGAATCGGAAAGCAGATTCAACCCTTACTTTGCAAATCGAAAAAACGAGTCGGTTTAATTCTTAGAACGGTTTCTATGTTCTCGAACAAGCTCCGGAAGTTTCGCCATTGAAGAATGAATTCTATGCATTTCCAACGCGGGTTTTGCGGGAATTCCGAAGTAGGCGACCTTTTCCGAACTGTCTTCGGTAAGACCGGACATTCCCATAAGAATCGATCCTTTCTTCATCGTAATTCCTTCCGCAACGGCCGCTTGACCTCCCATAATCACTCCGTCTTCCAACGTCACCGAACCCGCAAGAACGGTTCCGCCCGCGATGAAAACGTAATTCCCCACTCTGCAGTTGTGAGCGATATGAACGTGATCGTCGAACTTTGTATAATTTCCAACCGAGGTCGTTTCGATCGTTGCGCGATCCACGGTGCAACAAGCTCCCATTTCCACGTAATCTCCGATCACCGAATTTCCGATTTGAGGAACCTTATAACGAACTCCCGCTTTATCATAAAAACCGAAACCGTCCGCGCCGATGACCGTGTTCGAATGAATGAGATTGTGTTTCCCGAGAATACAATCGTAAGCGACGACCACTCCGGATTTCAACACAGTTCCTTCTCCGATCTTCACTCCGCTTTCGAGAACGACGTTCGGATAAATTTGACAATCGTCTCCGATCTCGACGTTTTCTTGGATCACAACAAAGTCCATGATCGTGACGTTCTTACCGATCTTTGCGCTTTCATGAATGCTCGCTTTGTTCGAGATGAACGAGGTGGGCTTCGGTTTTTTTTCAAAAAGAGAAAGTAGTTCTATGAATTTGATTCGCGCCTGATTGTCGGGAACGATCAACGCGCAAGGAAATTCATCGGCTAACGCAGAAATGGTGAGTGCGAGTTTTACCTCTTTCGCTTTTGGATTGGAGCTGAAATATTTTTTCGCTTCGAAATAATAAATTCGATCCGATTGAACGGTGGAATGATTTTCGATGTCTCCGACTCCGATCACATCCGTTTCGCCGTTACCCTTAAGTTCTACACCCAGTGTTTTCGCTAAGTCTTTGGCTTTCATGAGATCAAATTTTTCTTATCTAAAAAGGAGACTCAACTCGTTTTTTAAATTATAATTCGATACAAAAATAGAAACGGACACCGTTCGGTATTTTAAATGTGGAACCTTTTTTTAAAATCCGAATCTTATTTGGGTTCGAATTCAATCCGCAATATCCTTTCGATTCGGAAAGAATATGCGGATTCTTGAAACTAAACCCGCGTTTTATCTCGCTTTTTAAACGAGAACCGATTCGAAACTTTCGATTTTTTGAATCTGCTTCATCGTCAAATCCACGTCGTCCCAACCGTTTCGAATCCGGTTCACCAAAGAATCCGCCAAAACGAAATTATATATCTTGTTCCCAACGGTGACGACTAACGCGTTCAGGTCGACGTAAACTTCCGCATTCTCCCTTTCGTTCACATAGGAAAGAATTTCCTCCGTTTCTTTTTGAGAAAGTTTCACCAATGCGATCCCGTTCTTCGCGCAGTTTCCGAAAAATATATCCGCAAAGGAAGGGGCGATCACCGCTTTAAAACCGTAATCCGCCAAAGCCCAAGGAGCGTGTTCCCTGCTCGAACCACATCCGAAATTCTCTCCCGCAACCAAAACGCTCGCGTTTCTATAACGCGTTTGATTGAGAATAAAATCCGGATTTTCCCTTTTACCTTCCTCATCCGTGTATCTCCAGTTATGAAACAGATGTACTCCGAATCCGGTGCGCTCCGTCTTTTTCATAAATTGTTTCGGAAGAATCTGATCCGTATCGATGTCCTTTCTATACAAAGGAACTGCGGTTCCTTTATGTGTTGTCCATGCATTCATACTTTTTGTTCCTCCAATTCTTTTGCGGTCCCGAATCTTCCCAAAATCGCCGCAACCACCGCACTTTCCGGACTTACCAGATGTGTGCGACCTCCCCTTCCTTGTCGTCCTTCGAAGTTTCGATTCGAAGTGGACGCGCATCGTTCACCGGGAAGTAAATAATCGTCGTTCATTCCGAGACACATCGAACAACCGGGTAATCTCCATTCGAAACCGGCTTCGATCAGAATCCGATCCAGACCTTCCGCTTCCGCTTGGCGTTTGACCCTTCCCGAACCCGGAACCACGATCGCCGTAACGTTAGACGAAACCTTTCTTCCTTGCGCGGTTTTTGCCGCCTTACGGATGTCTTCGATACGTGCGTTCGTGCAGGAACCGATAAACACTTTGTCGATCTTTACGGATCTCAGTTCTTCTCCAGGTTCTAATCCCATGTATTCGATGGATCTTCTCGCGGCGGCTCTCGCTTCCGCGTCCGAAAAAGAATCCGGATCGGGAACCTTGGATAAAACCGGAACAACCTGCCCCGGATTGGTTCCCCAAGTGACCATCGGAGAAACCTCTTCCGCATTCAATACGATCTTCTTGTCGTATACGGCGTCCTCGTCGGACTTTAAGGTTTTCCAATATTCTACTTTTTGATTATACGCTTCTCCTTTCGGAGAATAATCCCGTCCCTTCAGATAATCGAACGTGGTTTGATCGGGAGCCACAAGACCGGCTCTCGCGCCCGCTTCTATACAAAGATTGCAAAGAGTCATTCTTCCTTCCATGGACATTTTACGGATCGCATCGCCCGTATATTCGATCACATAACCTTGACCTCCGTTTGTTCCGATCTTTCCGATCAAGTAGAGAGCCAAGTCCTTTGCGGAAACGTCCGAAGAAAGTTCTCCTTCGATTTGGATCAAAAGGTTTTTCGATTTTTTCAAACGAATCGTCTGAGTTGCAAGAACGTGTTCGATCTCGCTGGTTCCGATTCCTAAGGCGAAAGCTCCGAACGCCCCGTGTGTAGAAGTGTGAGAATCTCCGCAAGCGATTACGGTTCCGGGTAACGTGAGTCCCATCTCCGGTCCGACTACGTGGACCACTCCCTGATCGGGATGATGGATGTCCAAAAGTTCTACGCCGAATTCCGCGCAGTTCTTGGAAAGAAGTTCCATCTGTTTTTTGGAAATTTCCCCCGCGCCGTTCCAATCCCGGTTTCTCGTGGAAACGTTATGATCCATGATCGCCAAGGTTCTTTCCGTTTTTCGAACCGATCTTCCCTTTTCCTTCAAAGCGGTGAACGCCTGAGGAGAGGTCACTTCGTGAAGAAGATGCCTGTCCACATACAAAATGTCCTCTTCTCCGTCCTTCACGACGACTCTGGATTCCCAGATCTTATCGTATAATGTTTTGCCGGCCATAACTCCTCCCGATAAAAAGAAGATAGCAGACCCGATAACATAATGCAAATAAATAGGATTGATTGACATTATAACTAAAAGTTATAGATTCAGAATCTAATGGAATTCAGACAGATTCGATACTTCCTCGAAATCAGGGACGCGGGAACCTTTCAAAAGGCCGCGGGTAAATTGGGCCTCACACAACCCGCGCTTTCGCGTCAGATTTTTCTTTTGGAAAAAGAATTGGGAACTTTACTTTTCGAAAGAGGCCCGAGACAAGTCCGCCTAACGCACGAAGGCGAAGTATTCTTAAGTTACGCGATCCGAATGAAGGAGCTTTGGGAAGAATTAAGATCCGGCATGAAAGAACCGGGCCGGGAACTTTCGGGAGAATTCTCCATATCCGCGGGAGGAACCGTGTCCGCTTGGATTCTTCCCCAAATTTTAAAGAAGATTCGAAAAGATCATCCCGATCTCGTACTTTCCGTACGAGAAGGAGATTCCTTGGAAACAAAAGAATCGATTTTGTTAAACGAAGTGGATTTGGGAATCCTCACCGGACCGGTAAACGAACCCGGACTTGTTTCCAGAGAATTTCTTTCGGATCGAATCGTGCCCGTCGCTCCGAAGACAGATCCGATCTTTCAAAAGAAAAAACAAACCTTAAAAGATATCAAAGAAGAATCCTTCGTGTTCTTTCATCCGGCGTCCGCCATCCGAAAGGCGGTTGAAAAAAGAATTCGTTCTCTCGGAAAAGAATTCCGTCCCAAAATCGGAATGGAACTGAGAAGCGTCGAGTCCGTCATCAAAAGTGTCGAAGCGGATCTCGGAATCGGTTTTTTATCCGAGTACAGCCTCACCCCGAAACTCAAAGTGATTCCGATTCCCGAACTAATCGTGGAAAGAAAATTCTTTCTTTGTCATAAGAAGACGATCCGGCCCGGTTTATCAAAACTCGCGGACGCGATCATACAGGAATCGA is a window encoding:
- a CDS encoding zinc-dependent alcohol dehydrogenase family protein, giving the protein MKAMVINRFGGPEVFEPGEVPKPTLVPGHVLIRVKATSVNPVDYKIRKFGPSIAPAFPAVLHGDVAGIIEEVADNVSRWKKGDEVFGCVGGLIGTGGALAEYILADERLIARKPKNLSFEETAVLPLVSITAWEGLFEKGNIQAGNKILITGGAGGVGHIAIQLARWAGARVLATASGDQKQKLVVELGAEAVSGRSEEEIKKKALEVFGKEELDLALDTGGGSGFETAIACVKRKGKAITINGSGSFNLGNAHSKSLDLAIVFMLIPLLHNEGREKHGFILGEISRLVENGILKPVLDPERFSWSKIGDAHRKLEEGRTIGKISVTID
- a CDS encoding LysR family transcriptional regulator gives rise to the protein MNLESITDLELFEAVCSEGNFAKAARKTNTSLPTISKRISRLERALKTTLFERTTRTIRLTEAGIRFRLRTDKILNELRMAEKEANIEKELKGKIRITAPAPFATRILPSVVSEFGNLYPEIQLETVFGNEKFNLIEDSFDLGIRIMKPIRTNRCKILMPNPIVVLASTQYLEKMGIPHHIQELENYNVLYVDEHANVKIPGTKRTISELSKHRGIRSNNGSFLTETIAEGAEGILFRSLWDVENLLRSGKLKRIFPNLILDSNTSVCLLFPSGENPSKRVLRFQEFLESKLAGWKF
- a CDS encoding DMT family transporter, giving the protein MPSNASAKFYVLLVIAMISWGFAWPSAKLIVGDQHPNVIIFWRFLATAISLLPIVLWRKESLRLPNKKTLFQVAIGGVLYTIYNQFFLLGLKNGLAGAGGVLVTTMNPIFTYVFVHSFQKKLPSAREGIGLLLGLVGGCILLRLWDLDLNSLFLSGNIFFLLCAFSWAFLSMNSHSTGQTISPLVYSFYVFTIGTILDLFLAIPYGVENALKSGPHFWFHILYLSVISTTFGTTVYFFASTKLGSRVASSFIFLVPVTALLGSWIFLNEIPSFTTTIGGTFAVLAVFLLNRTKSGEDKEEKH
- the lpxD gene encoding UDP-3-O-(3-hydroxymyristoyl)glucosamine N-acyltransferase — its product is MKAKDLAKTLGVELKGNGETDVIGVGDIENHSTVQSDRIYYFEAKKYFSSNPKAKEVKLALTISALADEFPCALIVPDNQARIKFIELLSLFEKKPKPTSFISNKASIHESAKIGKNVTIMDFVVIQENVEIGDDCQIYPNVVLESGVKIGEGTVLKSGVVVAYDCILGKHNLIHSNTVIGADGFGFYDKAGVRYKVPQIGNSVIGDYVEMGACCTVDRATIETTSVGNYTKFDDHVHIAHNCRVGNYVFIAGGTVLAGSVTLEDGVIMGGQAAVAEGITMKKGSILMGMSGLTEDSSEKVAYFGIPAKPALEMHRIHSSMAKLPELVREHRNRSKN
- the leuD gene encoding 3-isopropylmalate dehydratase small subunit, with product MNAWTTHKGTAVPLYRKDIDTDQILPKQFMKKTERTGFGVHLFHNWRYTDEEGKRENPDFILNQTRYRNASVLVAGENFGCGSSREHAPWALADYGFKAVIAPSFADIFFGNCAKNGIALVKLSQKETEEILSYVNERENAEVYVDLNALVVTVGNKIYNFVLADSLVNRIRNGWDDVDLTMKQIQKIESFESVLV
- the leuC gene encoding 3-isopropylmalate dehydratase large subunit; amino-acid sequence: MAGKTLYDKIWESRVVVKDGEEDILYVDRHLLHEVTSPQAFTALKEKGRSVRKTERTLAIMDHNVSTRNRDWNGAGEISKKQMELLSKNCAEFGVELLDIHHPDQGVVHVVGPEMGLTLPGTVIACGDSHTSTHGAFGAFALGIGTSEIEHVLATQTIRLKKSKNLLIQIEGELSSDVSAKDLALYLIGKIGTNGGQGYVIEYTGDAIRKMSMEGRMTLCNLCIEAGARAGLVAPDQTTFDYLKGRDYSPKGEAYNQKVEYWKTLKSDEDAVYDKKIVLNAEEVSPMVTWGTNPGQVVPVLSKVPDPDSFSDAEARAAARRSIEYMGLEPGEELRSVKIDKVFIGSCTNARIEDIRKAAKTAQGRKVSSNVTAIVVPGSGRVKRQAEAEGLDRILIEAGFEWRLPGCSMCLGMNDDYLLPGERCASTSNRNFEGRQGRGGRTHLVSPESAVVAAILGRFGTAKELEEQKV
- a CDS encoding LysR family transcriptional regulator; this encodes MEFRQIRYFLEIRDAGTFQKAAGKLGLTQPALSRQIFLLEKELGTLLFERGPRQVRLTHEGEVFLSYAIRMKELWEELRSGMKEPGRELSGEFSISAGGTVSAWILPQILKKIRKDHPDLVLSVREGDSLETKESILLNEVDLGILTGPVNEPGLVSREFLSDRIVPVAPKTDPIFQKKKQTLKDIKEESFVFFHPASAIRKAVEKRIRSLGKEFRPKIGMELRSVESVIKSVEADLGIGFLSEYSLTPKLKVIPIPELIVERKFFLCHKKTIRPGLSKLADAIIQESKRF